One Tursiops truncatus isolate mTurTru1 chromosome 3, mTurTru1.mat.Y, whole genome shotgun sequence DNA segment encodes these proteins:
- the DPP9 gene encoding dipeptidyl peptidase 9 isoform X3 has product MATGAPTSDRGDAVEMEDPASRFQVQKHSWDGLRSIIHGSRKNSGLIVNKAPHDFQFVQKTDESGPHSHRLYYLGMPYGSRENSLLYSEIPRKVRKEALLLLSWKQMLDHFQATPHHGVYSREEELLRERKRLGVFGITSYDFHSESGLFLFQASNSLFHCRDGGKNGFMVSPMKPLEIKTQCSGPRMDPKICPADPAFFSFINNSDLWVANIETGEEQRLTFCHKGLSSVLDDPRSAGVATFVIQEEFDRFTGYWWCPTASWEGSEGCKTLRILYEEVDESEVEIIHVPSPALEERKTDSYRYPRTGSKNPKIALKLAEFQTDSQGKIVSTQEKELVQPFSTLFPKVEYIARAGWTRDGKYAWAMFLDRPQQRLQLVLLPPALFIPTAENEEQRAAFARAVPRSTQPHVVYEEVTDVWINVHDIFYPFPQPEGEDELCFIRANECKTGFCHLYKVTAVLQPRGYDWTQPFSPGEDEFKCPIKEEITLTSGEWEVLARHGSKIWVNEETKLVYFQGTKDTPLEHHLYVVSYESAGEIVRLTTPGFSHSCSMSQNFDMFISHYSSVGTPPCVHVYKLSGPDDDPLHKQPRFWASMMEAASCPPDYVPPEIFHFHTRSDVQLYGMIYKPHAVQPGKKHPTVLFVYGGPQVQLVNNSFKGIKYLRLNTLASLGYAVVVIDGRGSCQRGLRFEGALKNQMGQVEIEDQVEGLHFVAEKYGFIDLSRVAIHGWSYGGFLSLMGLIHKPQVFKVAIAGAPVTVWMAYDTGYTERYMDVPENNQLGYEAGSVALHVEKLPNEPNRLLILHGFLDENVHFFHTNFLVSQLIRAGKPYQLQIYPNERHSIRCPESGEHYEVTLLHFLQEYL; this is encoded by the exons GGATGCCCTATGGCAGCCGAGAGAACTCCCTCCTCTACTCCGAGATCCCCAGGAAGGTCCGGAAGGAAGCACTGCTGCTCCTGTCCTGGAAGCAGATGCTGGATCACTTTCAG GCCACGCCGCACCACGGGGTCTACTCCCGGGAAGAGGAACTCCTGCGGGAGCGGAAGCGCCTGGGCGTCTTCGGCATCACCTCCTACGACTTCCACAGCGAGAGCGGCCTCTTCCTCTTCCAGGCCAGCAACAGTCTCTTTCACTGCCGGGACGGCGGCAAGAACGGCTTCATG GTGTCCCCCATGAAGCCCCTGGAAATCAAGACCCAGTGTTCCGGGCCCCGGATGGACCCCAAGATCTGCCCCGCCGACCCCgccttcttctccttcatcaaCAACAGCGACCTGTGGGTGGCCAACATCGAGACGGGCGAGGAGCAGCGGCTGACCTTCTGCCACAAGG GCTTGTCCAGTGTCCTTGACGACCCCAGATCCGCGGGTGTAGCCACCTTCGTCATCCAGGAAGAATTTGACCGCTTCACTGGCTACTGGTGGTGTCCCACAGCCTCCTGGGAGG gttCAGAAGGCTGCAAGACGCTGCGGATCCTGTACGAGGAAGTGGACGAGTCCGAGGTGGAGATCATTCACGTGCCCTCTCCTGCGCTAGAGGAGAGGAAGACGGACTCCTACCGGTACCCCAGGACAG GCAGCAAGAATCCCAAGATCGCCTTGAAACTGGCTGAGTTTCAGACCGACAGTCAGGGCAAG ATTGTGTCGACGCAAGAGAAGGAGCTGGTACAACCCTTCAGCACGCTCTTCCCGAAGGTGGAGTACATCGCCAGGGCCGGCTGGACACGCGACGGCAAATA TGCCTGGGCCATGTTCCTGGACCGGCCGCAGCAGCGGCTTCAGCTCGTCCTCCTGCCCCCGGCCCTGTTCATCCCCACCGCCGAGAATGAGGAGCAGCGGGCAGCCTTCGCCAGAGCCGTGCCCAGGAGCACCCAGCCGCACGTGGTGTACGAGGAGGTCACCGACGTGTGGATCAAT GTTCACGACATCTtctatcccttcccccaaccaGAGGGAGAGGACGAACTCTGCTTCATCCGCGCCAACGAGTGCAAGACCGGCTTCTGCCACTTGTACAAAGTCACCGCTGTTTTGCAGCCCCGTGGCTACGACTGGACCCAGCCCTTCAGCCCCGGGGAAG atGAATTTAAATGCCCCATCAAGGAGGAGATCACACTGACCAGCGGCGAATGGGAGGTTTTGGCAAGGCACGGCTCCAAG ATCTGGGTCAACGAGGAGACGAAGCTGGTGTACTTCCAAGGCACGAAGGACACGCCCCTGGAGCACCACCTCTACGTGGTCAGCTACGAGTCAGCCGGCGAGATCGTGCGCCTCACCACGCCCGGCTTCTCCCACAGCTGCTCCATGAGCCAG AACTTCGACATGTTCATCAGCCACTACAGCAGCGTGGGCACGCCACCCTGCGTGCATGTCTACAAGCTGAGCGGCCCCGATGACGACCCCCTGCACAAGCAGCCCCGGTTCTGGGCCAGCATGATGGAGGCGGCCA GCTGTCCCCCGGATTACGTGCCCCCGGAAATCTTCCATTTCCACACGCGCTCGGATGTGCAGCTCTATGGCATGATCTACAAGCCGCACGCCGTGCAGCCAGGGAAGAAGCACCCCACTGTCCTCTTTGTGTACGGAGGCCCGCAG GTGCAGCTGGTCAATAACTCCTTCAAAGGAATCAAGTATTTGCGGCTTAACACTCTGGCGTCTCTGGGCTACGCCGTGGTCGTGATTGACGGCAGGGGCTCCTGTCAGCGAGGGCTCCGATTTGAAGGGGCCCTGAAAAACCAAATG GGCCAGGTGGAGATCGAGGACCAGGTGGAGGGCTTGCACTTCGTGGCCGAGAAGTACGGCTTCATTGACCTGAGCCGGGTTGCCATCCACGGCTGGTCCTATGGAGGCTTCCTCTCGCTCATGGGGCTGATCCACAAGCCCCAGGTGTTCAAG GTGGCCATCGCAGGTGCTCCGGTCACAGTCTGGATGGCCTACGACACAGGGTACACAGAACGCTACATGGATGTCCCAGAAAACAACCAGCTTGGCTACGAGGCGGGTTCCGTGGCCCTGCACGTGGAGAAGCTGCCCAATGA GCCCAACCGCCTGCTCATCCTGCACGGCTTCCTGGATGAGAATGTGCACTTTTTCCACACAAACTTCCTCGTCTCTCAGCTGATCCGAGCAGGAAAGCCTTACCAGCTCCAG ATATACCCCAACGAGAGACACAGCATCCGCTGCCCCGAGTCCGGCGAGCACTATGAAGTCACACTGCTGCACTTTCTACAGGAATACCTCTGA